From a single Sinorhizobium sp. RAC02 genomic region:
- the truA gene encoding tRNA pseudouridine(38-40) synthase TruA: protein MPRYRLLIEYDGTPYVGWQRQTNGHSVQGAIEAAIFSLTGETVSVNGAGRTDSGVHAMGQVAHTDLSRAWPEHTLRNALNAYLGTARERVVILDAAIVPDDFSARFSAVKRHYLYRIISRRAPLALEANRAWFVTRELDHAAMHAAGQMLVGRHDFTTFRAVKCQANSPVRTIDRLEVTRSGDLIEMRVSAQSFLHNQIRSFAGTLKLVGEGKWTVEDVQAALEARDRKACGPVAPPDGLYFMAVDY, encoded by the coding sequence ATGCCACGCTACCGCCTCCTGATCGAATATGACGGTACGCCCTATGTCGGCTGGCAGCGGCAGACGAACGGTCATTCCGTACAGGGCGCCATCGAAGCGGCGATCTTCTCGCTCACCGGCGAGACGGTCTCCGTCAATGGCGCGGGACGCACGGATTCGGGTGTCCATGCCATGGGGCAGGTCGCCCATACCGACCTTTCACGTGCATGGCCGGAGCATACGCTGAGGAACGCCCTCAACGCGTATCTGGGCACGGCCCGCGAGCGGGTGGTGATCCTCGATGCTGCGATAGTGCCGGATGATTTCAGCGCCCGCTTCTCGGCCGTCAAGCGGCACTATCTCTACCGCATCATCTCGCGGCGCGCACCGTTGGCGCTTGAGGCGAACCGCGCGTGGTTCGTTACCAGGGAGCTCGACCATGCGGCCATGCATGCGGCCGGGCAGATGCTGGTCGGACGGCACGACTTCACCACTTTCCGCGCCGTCAAATGTCAGGCGAACAGCCCGGTGCGTACCATCGATCGGCTGGAGGTGACGCGCAGCGGCGACCTCATCGAGATGCGCGTTTCGGCGCAGAGTTTCCTGCACAACCAGATCCGCTCCTTTGCCGGCACGCTGAAGCTGGTGGGGGAAGGCAAGTGGACGGTTGAAGACGTACAAGCCGCGCTCGAAGCACGCGACCGCAAGGCCTGTGGCCCCGTGGCGCCGCCGGACGGGCTTTATTTCATGGCGGTCGACTACTAG
- a CDS encoding pyrimidine 5'-nucleotidase: MTDLPNKADFANVRDWVFDLDNTLYPHHIDLFAQIDKNMTAYVSALLGLSREDARTLQKQYYYDHGTTLNGLMIHHKIDPADFLEKAHAINYDVLSPDLSLGDAIQALPGRKFIFTNGSVKHAEMAAKALGIFHHFDDVFDIVAAEYVPKPAGATYDKFMALHRVDTGHAVMFEDLPRNLLVPKTLGMKTVLLVPRDEGHEFVDAWEKRTDDDKHIDYMTSDLVGFLNALL, translated from the coding sequence ATGACCGATCTTCCGAACAAAGCCGATTTCGCAAATGTGCGTGACTGGGTCTTCGACCTCGACAACACGCTCTATCCGCATCACATCGATCTCTTCGCCCAGATCGACAAGAACATGACGGCTTATGTCTCGGCGCTGCTGGGTCTCTCGCGCGAGGACGCGCGGACCTTGCAGAAGCAGTATTATTACGATCACGGCACGACGCTGAACGGGCTGATGATCCACCACAAGATCGATCCGGCCGATTTCCTCGAAAAAGCGCACGCCATCAATTACGACGTGCTGTCGCCCGACCTCTCGCTCGGCGATGCGATCCAGGCTTTGCCCGGCCGCAAGTTCATCTTCACCAATGGCAGCGTGAAACATGCCGAGATGGCCGCCAAGGCGCTCGGTATCTTCCACCATTTCGACGACGTCTTCGATATCGTCGCGGCGGAATATGTACCGAAGCCGGCGGGCGCGACCTATGACAAGTTCATGGCGCTGCACCGGGTGGATACGGGCCATGCCGTGATGTTCGAGGACCTGCCGCGCAATCTTCTCGTGCCCAAAACACTCGGCATGAAGACGGTGCTGCTTGTTCCCCGCGACGAGGGCCACGAATTCGTCGACGCCTGGGAAAAGCGGACGGACGATGACAAACATATCGACTACATGACGTCGGATCTTGTCGGCTTCCTCAACGCCCTGCTCTAG
- a CDS encoding DUF805 domain-containing protein yields MTAVEEQRPNLTWFFFGWSGRLSRVPFALGWAFWLMLLSAALTRILIVPKEDPSFLLWSFVFVGVAIVSTVSSVLLTVKRLHDMNLPVPLIICLFVPAISFFALIVFLVWPGTNGPNQYGELPNRPKD; encoded by the coding sequence ATGACAGCCGTGGAAGAGCAGAGGCCAAACCTCACATGGTTCTTCTTCGGCTGGTCCGGCCGGCTGAGCCGCGTGCCCTTCGCGCTCGGTTGGGCCTTCTGGCTGATGCTGCTTTCGGCGGCGCTCACCCGCATCCTCATCGTGCCGAAGGAGGATCCGTCCTTCCTCCTCTGGTCCTTCGTTTTCGTCGGCGTGGCCATCGTCTCCACCGTTTCCTCCGTCCTGCTGACGGTCAAGCGGCTGCACGACATGAACCTGCCTGTGCCGCTGATCATCTGCCTCTTCGTACCGGCCATTTCCTTCTTCGCGCTGATCGTCTTCCTGGTCTGGCCGGGAACGAACGGCCCGAACCAATATGGCGAGTTGCCCAATCGCCCGAAGGACTGA
- the dapE gene encoding succinyl-diaminopimelate desuccinylase, which produces MTSADPIENLATLIRCPSVTPAEGGALTALVAMLEPLGFTVERVTASEPGMPDIENLYARIGTEGPHLMFAGHTDVVPVGNEAAWTHAPFGAEIANGEMFGRGAVDMKGGIACFVAAVARQIAKNGPPKGSISFLITGDEEGPAVNGTIKLLQWAAERGERWDACLVGEPTNPDKLGDMIKIGRRGSVSGAITVHGVQGHAAYPHLADNAVRGVIALTDALMYPPFDAGTESFQPSNLEVTTIDVGNPATNVVPAEARAAFNIRFNDTWTAETVMAEIVRRLDEAAADEKLRPGRDALRYDIKWAERPSHVFLTRNNNLIASLSGAIEAVTGRAPKMSTTGGTSDARFIKDYCPVVEFGLVGQTMHMVDERVAVADLETLTVIYQTFIERWFGDAQA; this is translated from the coding sequence ATGACCTCTGCCGATCCGATCGAAAATCTCGCAACGCTCATCCGCTGCCCCTCCGTGACGCCGGCCGAAGGTGGCGCGCTGACCGCACTTGTCGCCATGCTGGAACCCCTCGGGTTCACCGTGGAACGCGTGACGGCCAGCGAGCCCGGCATGCCGGATATCGAAAACCTCTATGCCCGCATCGGCACGGAGGGTCCCCACCTGATGTTTGCCGGCCATACGGATGTCGTGCCCGTCGGCAACGAGGCTGCCTGGACGCATGCGCCCTTCGGCGCCGAGATTGCCAATGGCGAGATGTTCGGCCGCGGCGCGGTGGACATGAAGGGCGGCATCGCCTGCTTCGTCGCCGCCGTTGCGCGCCAGATCGCAAAGAACGGTCCGCCGAAGGGCTCCATCTCCTTCCTGATCACCGGCGACGAGGAAGGCCCGGCCGTCAACGGCACGATCAAGCTGCTGCAATGGGCAGCCGAGCGCGGCGAACGCTGGGATGCCTGCCTCGTCGGCGAGCCGACCAACCCGGACAAGCTCGGCGACATGATCAAGATCGGCCGGCGCGGCTCCGTTTCCGGCGCCATCACGGTGCACGGCGTGCAGGGGCATGCGGCCTATCCGCACCTTGCCGACAATGCCGTGCGCGGCGTGATCGCGCTCACCGATGCGCTGATGTACCCGCCCTTCGATGCCGGCACCGAAAGCTTCCAACCGTCGAACCTTGAAGTGACGACGATCGACGTCGGCAATCCTGCCACCAATGTCGTGCCCGCCGAAGCCCGCGCCGCCTTCAACATCCGCTTCAACGATACCTGGACGGCCGAGACCGTGATGGCCGAGATCGTGCGCCGGCTCGATGAGGCCGCTGCCGACGAGAAGCTGCGGCCCGGCCGCGACGCCCTCCGCTACGACATCAAATGGGCCGAGCGGCCGAGCCATGTCTTCCTGACGCGCAACAACAACCTGATCGCCTCGCTGTCGGGCGCCATCGAGGCCGTCACCGGCCGGGCGCCAAAAATGTCGACGACCGGCGGCACGTCGGACGCACGTTTCATCAAGGATTATTGCCCGGTGGTGGAATTCGGCCTTGTCGGCCAGACCATGCACATGGTGGACGAGCGGGTGGCGGTCGCCGACCTCGAAACGCTCACGGTGATCTACCAGACCTTCATCGAACGCTGGTTCGGCGATGCCCAGGCTTGA
- a CDS encoding DMT family transporter — MELWIPITIAAAFMQNLRSALQKHLQGKLGTRGASFVRFGYGFPLAILYVVVLHWLVGLPFPTFNGAFAFWAVIGGLAQIYATMLLVYLFSLRNFAVGTAYSKTEPVQAAIFGFVLLGERITFGAVIAIIVGVIGVMLISVARAPLSWRNTFAALTSRTALIGIASGAVFGVSAVAYRSASLSLDGPGPIMNAAVTLACVTTFQTAFMLVWMFWKDKNEIVQVLKSWRSSSLVGIAGVLGSACWFTAMSLQQVAYVRALGQIELIFTFMASYFLFHERVNRTEVAGCLLIVCGILGLLFW, encoded by the coding sequence ATGGAACTCTGGATCCCCATCACCATTGCCGCCGCCTTCATGCAAAACCTGCGCTCGGCCCTGCAAAAGCATCTGCAGGGCAAGCTCGGCACGCGCGGTGCGAGCTTCGTGCGCTTCGGCTACGGCTTTCCGCTGGCGATCCTCTATGTGGTGGTCCTGCACTGGCTCGTCGGCCTTCCCTTTCCGACGTTTAACGGCGCCTTTGCCTTCTGGGCGGTGATCGGCGGTCTCGCGCAGATCTATGCGACCATGCTGCTGGTCTACCTGTTCTCGCTTCGGAATTTCGCGGTCGGCACCGCCTATTCCAAGACGGAACCGGTGCAGGCGGCGATCTTCGGCTTCGTGCTGCTCGGCGAACGCATCACTTTCGGCGCCGTCATCGCCATCATCGTCGGCGTCATCGGGGTGATGCTGATTTCGGTCGCCCGCGCACCGCTCTCGTGGCGCAACACGTTCGCTGCGCTGACCAGCCGCACCGCCCTGATCGGCATCGCGTCGGGTGCCGTCTTCGGCGTTTCGGCAGTCGCCTATCGCAGTGCGTCGCTGTCGCTCGATGGCCCCGGCCCGATCATGAACGCCGCCGTCACACTGGCCTGCGTCACCACCTTCCAGACGGCTTTCATGCTGGTCTGGATGTTTTGGAAGGACAAGAACGAAATCGTGCAGGTGCTGAAAAGCTGGCGGTCGTCATCGCTGGTGGGCATTGCTGGTGTGCTGGGCTCGGCCTGCTGGTTCACCGCCATGAGCCTCCAGCAGGTCGCCTATGTGCGCGCGCTCGGCCAGATCGAACTGATCTTCACCTTCATGGCCTCCTACTTCCTCTTCCACGAGCGGGTAAACCGCACGGAAGTAGCGGGATGCCTGCTCATCGTCTGCGGAATTCTCGGCCTGCTGTTCTGGTAG
- a CDS encoding anti-sigma factor, with protein MTASDKDMRDPRRDEVIAGEYVLGVLSAEDRRKVEARLAQDRQFAAMVNRWEENLSTFNDDYEAMQPPPRAYSAIEQRILGTTPPDAAFSGKVSGGFWNSLALWRSLAFASLAVAAGLAFSMSALLAPRPMSGGRLVADLSGEGATINLVARYDEANGALRVTPVAAGKEKEKSLELWLVEEGKAPVSLGVLPQTGEGELAVPAVMRGRLVQGAVLAVSVEPFGGSPTGSATGPVIASGAARFD; from the coding sequence ATGACGGCGTCAGACAAAGACATGAGAGACCCCCGCCGCGACGAGGTGATCGCCGGCGAATATGTGCTCGGGGTGCTTTCCGCCGAAGACCGCCGCAAGGTGGAGGCGCGGCTTGCGCAGGATCGCCAGTTCGCCGCCATGGTGAACCGCTGGGAGGAAAACCTCTCGACCTTCAACGACGACTACGAGGCGATGCAACCGCCGCCGCGCGCCTATTCTGCCATCGAGCAGCGTATTCTCGGCACGACGCCGCCCGACGCGGCTTTTTCCGGCAAGGTTTCCGGCGGTTTCTGGAATTCGCTGGCGCTCTGGCGCTCGCTCGCCTTTGCTTCGCTCGCGGTCGCCGCTGGCCTTGCCTTCTCGATGAGTGCGCTGCTGGCGCCGCGCCCGATGAGCGGCGGAAGGCTGGTCGCCGATCTTTCCGGCGAGGGCGCCACGATCAATCTGGTGGCCCGTTACGACGAGGCGAACGGTGCGCTGCGTGTCACCCCCGTCGCAGCCGGCAAGGAAAAGGAAAAGTCGCTCGAACTCTGGCTCGTCGAGGAGGGCAAGGCGCCGGTCTCGCTCGGCGTGTTGCCGCAGACGGGTGAGGGGGAACTGGCGGTGCCGGCGGTCATGCGCGGCCGCCTCGTGCAGGGCGCGGTGCTGGCGGTCAGCGTCGAGCCTTTCGGCGGCTCGCCGACCGGCAGCGCGACCGGCCCGGTCATCGCATCCGGTGCCGCGCGCTTCGATTGA
- the def gene encoding peptide deformylase: MTIKPLIILPDPILREVSKPIETIDSEVKKLADDMLETMYDAPGIGLAAIQIGVARRMLVLDVSKDGEDKTPLVFINPEVVSASDARSVYEEGCLSIPDYYAEVERPAIITVKHLDRDGKEQLTQAEGLLATCLQHEIDHLNGVLFIDHISKLKREMVIRKFTKAAKMRGSKAL; encoded by the coding sequence ATGACCATCAAGCCGCTGATTATCCTTCCCGATCCGATCCTCCGCGAGGTCTCGAAGCCTATCGAGACCATCGACAGCGAGGTGAAGAAGCTCGCCGACGACATGCTGGAAACCATGTACGATGCGCCAGGCATCGGGCTTGCCGCCATCCAGATCGGCGTCGCGCGCCGCATGCTCGTGCTCGATGTCTCGAAGGACGGCGAAGACAAGACGCCGCTCGTCTTCATCAATCCGGAAGTCGTCTCCGCGTCGGATGCGCGCTCGGTCTATGAGGAAGGCTGCCTGTCGATCCCGGATTATTATGCCGAAGTCGAGCGCCCCGCCATCATCACGGTTAAGCACCTCGACCGTGACGGCAAGGAACAGCTGACGCAGGCCGAAGGCCTGCTCGCGACCTGCCTACAGCACGAGATCGACCACCTCAACGGCGTGCTGTTCATCGACCATATTTCCAAGCTGAAGCGCGAGATGGTGATCCGCAAGTTCACTAAGGCGGCCAAGATGCGCGGCAGCAAGGCGCTCTGA
- a CDS encoding sigma-70 family RNA polymerase sigma factor, whose product MTGNDISYLIGRVSLKDRKAFAALYDASAAKLFGVCLRILRDRSEAEEALQEVYVKIWQRADRYVAGNVHPMAWLAAVARNHAIDVIRARRPVATDIDEAYDIADPLMSPEEAVVLRSEGRRIDICMEELEPDRASAVRHAYIEGLSYEELAEIHGVPLNTMRTWLRRSLLKLRECMSR is encoded by the coding sequence GTGACCGGCAATGACATCTCCTACCTCATCGGCCGCGTGTCCCTGAAGGACCGCAAGGCCTTCGCCGCGCTGTACGATGCGAGCGCCGCGAAACTTTTCGGCGTCTGCTTGCGTATCCTCAGAGACAGAAGCGAAGCTGAAGAGGCGCTGCAGGAGGTCTACGTCAAGATCTGGCAGCGCGCCGATCGCTACGTGGCTGGAAATGTGCACCCGATGGCCTGGCTCGCCGCGGTCGCGCGCAACCACGCGATCGACGTCATTCGCGCACGAAGACCGGTGGCAACGGACATCGATGAAGCTTATGATATCGCCGACCCGCTCATGTCGCCGGAGGAGGCGGTCGTGCTCAGGTCGGAGGGCCGACGAATCGATATTTGTATGGAAGAGCTGGAGCCCGACCGGGCATCGGCCGTCCGGCATGCCTATATAGAGGGCCTGAGTTATGAGGAACTCGCCGAAATCCACGGCGTGCCGCTGAACACGATGAGAACCTGGCTTCGCCGAAGCCTTTTGAAACTGAGAGAGTGCATGAGCCGATGA
- the argB gene encoding acetylglutamate kinase: protein MSLSESETQARLLAQALPYMQRYENKTIVVKYGGHAMGNAELGKAFASDVALLKQSGVNPIVVHGGGPQIGAMLTKMGIESKFEGGLRVTDQKTVEIVEMVLAGSINKEIVALINQTGEWAIGLCGKDGNMVFAEKAKKTVVDPDSNIERILDLGFVGEVVEVDRTLIDLLAKSEMIPVIAPVAPGRDGHTYNINADTFAGAIAGALNATRLLFLTDVPGVLDKDGQLIKELSVAQARELIKDGTISGGMIPKVETCIDAIKAGVQGVVILNGKTAHSVLLEIFTEHGAGTLIVP from the coding sequence ATGTCCCTATCCGAAAGCGAAACCCAAGCCCGCCTTCTCGCCCAGGCCCTGCCCTACATGCAGCGCTACGAGAACAAGACCATCGTGGTGAAATATGGCGGCCACGCCATGGGCAATGCGGAACTCGGCAAGGCCTTCGCAAGCGACGTCGCGCTGCTCAAGCAGTCGGGCGTCAATCCGATCGTCGTGCACGGCGGCGGCCCGCAGATCGGCGCCATGCTGACCAAGATGGGCATCGAATCGAAATTCGAAGGCGGCCTTCGCGTCACCGACCAGAAGACGGTCGAGATCGTCGAGATGGTGCTGGCCGGCTCGATCAACAAGGAAATCGTCGCACTCATCAACCAGACCGGTGAATGGGCGATCGGGCTGTGCGGCAAGGACGGCAACATGGTCTTTGCCGAAAAGGCCAAGAAGACCGTCGTCGACCCGGACAGCAATATCGAGCGTATCCTCGATCTCGGCTTCGTCGGCGAAGTGGTCGAGGTCGACCGCACACTGATCGACCTGCTCGCCAAATCCGAGATGATCCCGGTTATCGCGCCGGTGGCACCGGGTCGTGATGGCCATACCTACAACATCAATGCCGACACCTTTGCGGGTGCCATCGCCGGCGCCCTGAACGCCACGCGCCTGCTGTTCCTCACCGACGTGCCGGGCGTGCTCGACAAGGACGGTCAGCTCATCAAGGAGCTTTCGGTCGCGCAGGCCCGCGAACTCATCAAGGACGGCACGATCTCCGGTGGCATGATCCCCAAGGTCGAGACCTGCATCGACGCCATCAAGGCCGGCGTGCAGGGCGTCGTCATCCTCAACGGCAAGACCGCCCACTCCGTCCTGCTCGAAATCTTTACGGAGCACGGCGCGGGCACGCTGATCGTGCCCTGA
- the dapD gene encoding 2,3,4,5-tetrahydropyridine-2,6-dicarboxylate N-succinyltransferase, with translation MNTSNLSALSATIDRAFEERDSISTSTRGEIRDAVETSLNLLDTGKVRVAERGEDGNWTVNQWLKKAVLLSFRLNPMEIIKGGPGESAWWDKVPSKFDGWSVNEFEKAGFRAVPNCIVRRSAYIAPNAILMPSFVNLGAYVGEGTMVDTWATVGSCAQIGKHVHLSGGVGIGGVLEPMQAGPTIIEDNCFIGARSEVVEGCIVREGSVLGMGVFIGKSTKIVDRATGDVTYGEVPPYSVVVAGSMPSDKTMPNGLPAPGLYCAVIVKRVDAQTRSKTGINELLRD, from the coding sequence ATGAACACGTCCAACCTGTCCGCCCTTTCCGCAACCATCGACCGCGCCTTCGAGGAACGGGACAGCATCTCGACCTCCACGCGCGGCGAAATCCGCGATGCGGTCGAGACATCGCTGAACCTGCTCGACACCGGCAAGGTGCGCGTCGCCGAACGCGGCGAAGACGGCAACTGGACGGTGAACCAGTGGCTGAAGAAGGCCGTGCTGCTCTCCTTCCGCCTCAACCCGATGGAAATCATCAAGGGTGGCCCGGGCGAATCCGCCTGGTGGGACAAGGTGCCCTCCAAGTTCGATGGCTGGAGCGTCAACGAATTCGAAAAGGCCGGCTTCCGCGCCGTGCCGAACTGCATCGTGCGCCGTTCGGCCTATATCGCGCCGAACGCCATCCTGATGCCCTCCTTCGTCAACCTCGGCGCCTATGTCGGCGAAGGCACGATGGTCGATACCTGGGCGACGGTCGGCTCCTGTGCGCAGATCGGCAAGCATGTGCATCTCTCCGGCGGCGTCGGCATTGGCGGCGTGCTGGAGCCGATGCAGGCCGGTCCGACGATCATCGAGGACAATTGCTTCATCGGCGCCCGCTCGGAAGTCGTTGAAGGCTGCATCGTGCGTGAAGGCTCCGTGCTCGGCATGGGCGTCTTCATCGGCAAGTCGACCAAGATCGTCGACCGCGCGACCGGTGACGTGACCTATGGCGAAGTGCCGCCCTATTCCGTCGTCGTCGCCGGCTCCATGCCTTCCGACAAGACCATGCCGAACGGCCTGCCGGCCCCCGGCCTCTACTGCGCCGTCATCGTCAAGCGCGTCGATGCGCAGACGCGCTCCAAGACCGGCATCAACGAACTGTTGCGAGACTAA
- a CDS encoding EF-hand domain-containing protein, protein MARKDLLLGAVAASLLLSGIAAPAFAAKGEGKHGERGAAMIERLDANKDGKVSLDEFKTNISATFKTFDADGNGQVTKDEIKARRDAFKDARKAVRNAADADKDAAREALQAAGPFMLPGAGKMFDRADTDKNGTLSEAEVLASAETIFARHDSNKDGAIDTADARPMKGKGHHGKGGEERAERMLERLDTNKDGKVSQDEMLAQASATFQRFDVDKNGEVTKAEVDAKRDAFRDARKAFREVKATDGEAREAAREALRDARMDRMGTRMFERADADKNGTLTKAEMETAAAAMFKQRDSNGDGFITTDEVGKRHKK, encoded by the coding sequence ATGGCTAGAAAAGACCTTCTTCTCGGCGCCGTAGCAGCCAGCCTTCTTCTTTCGGGTATTGCCGCCCCCGCTTTCGCCGCCAAGGGCGAGGGCAAACATGGCGAGCGTGGTGCTGCGATGATCGAGCGCCTCGATGCCAACAAGGACGGCAAGGTCTCGCTCGACGAGTTCAAGACCAACATCTCCGCCACCTTCAAGACCTTCGACGCCGATGGCAACGGCCAGGTGACGAAGGACGAGATCAAGGCGCGCCGCGACGCCTTTAAGGATGCCCGCAAGGCCGTTCGCAATGCGGCCGATGCCGACAAGGACGCCGCGCGCGAAGCACTCCAGGCGGCCGGCCCCTTCATGCTGCCGGGTGCCGGCAAGATGTTCGACCGTGCCGATACGGACAAGAACGGCACGCTTTCGGAAGCCGAAGTGCTCGCCTCGGCGGAGACGATTTTTGCGCGCCACGACAGCAACAAGGACGGCGCCATAGACACGGCGGATGCCCGCCCGATGAAGGGCAAGGGCCACCACGGCAAGGGCGGTGAAGAGCGCGCCGAACGCATGCTGGAGCGCCTCGACACCAACAAGGATGGCAAGGTCTCGCAGGACGAAATGCTGGCTCAGGCCTCCGCAACCTTCCAGCGCTTCGACGTGGACAAGAACGGGGAGGTGACGAAGGCGGAAGTCGATGCCAAGCGCGATGCCTTCCGTGACGCCCGCAAGGCGTTCCGCGAGGTGAAGGCGACTGATGGCGAAGCCAGGGAGGCCGCCCGTGAGGCGCTGCGCGATGCGCGCATGGACCGCATGGGCACGCGCATGTTCGAGCGGGCAGACGCCGACAAGAACGGCACGCTGACCAAGGCGGAGATGGAAACCGCCGCCGCCGCGATGTTCAAACAGCGCGACAGCAACGGCGATGGCTTCATCACCACCGACGAGGTCGGCAAGCGCCACAAGAAGTAA
- a CDS encoding LOG family protein, with translation MARLKKKSLRRKDGVWDPLADSAQDKHRAAVVPQTPQSAHPAYRLAYVDDDFLCREELRPVRLQLELLKVEMMLAERGIKSTVVMFGGARIPAPGMDAWAARNETQRANLEAASVYYEEARKFARMCSERSAELDYKEYVVVTGGGPGVMEAGNRGAADVGAPSIGLNIVLPHEQAPNPYVTPELSFNFHYFAIRKMHFLLRAKAVTVFPGGFGTLDELFETVTLMQTGRMALVPLILFGRAFWHKIIDFDALAAFGTIAPGDVELMQFVETADEAWDIIVKFYETMEAENAAAAVAHG, from the coding sequence ATGGCAAGACTGAAGAAGAAGAGCCTGCGCCGCAAGGATGGCGTATGGGACCCGTTGGCCGACAGCGCGCAGGACAAGCACCGTGCCGCCGTGGTGCCGCAGACGCCGCAATCGGCACACCCCGCCTATCGCCTGGCCTATGTCGACGACGATTTCCTCTGCCGTGAAGAGCTGCGCCCGGTGCGCCTCCAGCTCGAACTCTTGAAGGTCGAGATGATGCTCGCCGAGCGCGGCATCAAGTCGACTGTCGTGATGTTTGGCGGCGCGCGCATTCCAGCTCCCGGCATGGACGCCTGGGCGGCGCGCAACGAGACGCAGCGCGCCAATCTCGAGGCGGCCTCGGTCTATTACGAGGAAGCGCGGAAATTCGCGCGCATGTGCTCGGAGCGGTCGGCCGAACTCGACTACAAGGAATATGTCGTCGTCACCGGTGGTGGGCCGGGCGTGATGGAAGCGGGCAACCGCGGTGCGGCCGATGTCGGCGCGCCGTCGATCGGCCTCAACATCGTGCTGCCGCACGAGCAGGCGCCGAACCCCTATGTCACGCCGGAGCTGAGCTTCAACTTCCACTATTTCGCGATCCGCAAGATGCACTTCCTGCTGCGCGCCAAGGCCGTCACGGTGTTTCCGGGCGGCTTCGGCACGCTGGACGAGCTGTTCGAGACGGTGACGCTGATGCAGACCGGGCGCATGGCGCTGGTGCCGCTCATTCTGTTCGGCAGGGCCTTCTGGCACAAGATCATCGATTTCGACGCCCTCGCCGCCTTCGGCACGATCGCGCCGGGCGATGTCGAGCTGATGCAGTTCGTCGAGACCGCGGACGAGGCCTGGGACATCATCGTGAAGTTTTACGAGACGATGGAAGCGGAAAACGCCGCCGCCGCGGTGGCGCACGGCTGA
- the fmt gene encoding methionyl-tRNA formyltransferase — protein MALRIIFMGTPDFSVPTLAALAEAGYEIVAVYSQPPRPAGRRGLELVKSPVHQKAEQLGIPVFTPVNFREEADRDAFRALKADVAVVVAYGLLLPEAILAGTRLGCYNGHASLLPRWRGAAPIQRAIMAGDTETGMMVMKMDKGLDTGPVALTARVVIGETMTAGELHDALMQAGGALMVEAMAKLESGDLPLTEQVQEGVLYAAKIDKAETRIDFSRPATDVHNHVRGLSPFPGAWFELSIAGKPERVKVLASERADEALAKPAGTVLDDRLAIACGSSGAVRFTRLQKAGGKPLDAADFLRGTPVAVGQVIA, from the coding sequence ATGGCCCTTCGCATCATCTTCATGGGCACGCCGGATTTCTCCGTCCCGACGCTGGCGGCGCTTGCCGAGGCCGGTTACGAGATCGTCGCGGTCTATTCGCAACCGCCGCGCCCGGCCGGCCGCCGCGGCCTCGAACTGGTGAAATCACCGGTGCACCAGAAAGCCGAGCAACTCGGCATTCCCGTCTTCACGCCGGTCAATTTTCGCGAAGAGGCCGATCGTGACGCCTTCCGTGCGCTGAAGGCGGATGTGGCGGTCGTCGTCGCCTATGGCCTGCTTCTGCCGGAGGCCATCCTCGCCGGCACGCGGCTCGGTTGCTACAATGGCCATGCGTCGCTTTTGCCGCGCTGGCGTGGTGCGGCCCCCATCCAGCGGGCGATCATGGCGGGCGACACGGAAACCGGCATGATGGTCATGAAGATGGACAAGGGCCTCGATACAGGCCCCGTCGCCCTGACCGCCCGCGTGGTGATCGGCGAGACCATGACTGCCGGCGAGTTGCATGATGCATTGATGCAGGCCGGCGGCGCGCTGATGGTGGAGGCCATGGCGAAGCTCGAATCCGGCGACCTGCCGTTGACGGAGCAGGTGCAAGAGGGCGTGCTTTATGCCGCGAAGATCGACAAGGCAGAGACGCGCATCGATTTTTCCCGCCCGGCGACGGACGTGCACAACCATGTCCGCGGCCTCTCGCCATTTCCCGGCGCCTGGTTCGAGCTTTCGATCGCCGGCAAGCCGGAGCGGGTGAAGGTGCTGGCAAGCGAGCGGGCGGACGAGGCCTTGGCCAAGCCCGCCGGTACGGTTCTCGACGATCGGCTGGCGATCGCCTGCGGTAGTAGCGGCGCGGTGCGGTTCACGCGGCTGCAGAAGGCCGGCGGCAAGCCGCTTGATGCGGCCGACTTCCTGCGCGGCACGCCGGTCGCGGTCGGCCAGGTCATCGCCTGA